The Deinococcus ruber genomic sequence AGGCATAAACCGAAAGGGGCAACATATGAACGTGAATGATGAAATCCGGCAGACCGTAAAAGATGCCATGCACTCGCGTAAGTTGACGCAGGCTCAGCTAGCGGAAAAGCTGGGCGTGACTCCCCAGGCGCTCAGCCGTACCCTCAATGAACGCG encodes the following:
- a CDS encoding helix-turn-helix domain-containing protein; amino-acid sequence: MNVNDEIRQTVKDAMHSRKLTQAQLAEKLGVTPQALSRTLNERGKVPGLWRGILSELGLVLTVKVDPDSARVNSREES